One genomic segment of Labrus bergylta chromosome 17, fLabBer1.1, whole genome shotgun sequence includes these proteins:
- the npdc1a gene encoding neural proliferation differentiation and control protein 1a has protein sequence MLLSPRNGRQRRASLLLLLAVVVVCVVPVAASLPAFSNCPPPLDCANERREFCRFGSNHCGPCLPALVENDEGICQEKRRRHKQDKMSFPYLDEEIDYLHSVIEKQEISEIKPPKQRNKHPAAVVSQTNAKKSKTDASKHKQRSQGNLPNKTLQTTTSAPPLPVSELAIQTDEPGATAAAGRAGPVAVQRPQNSNFIILTSVFAAVGAIALVMAAVCYVKVKKESRLAQKVDYPAFKGGAGPPAATANGASMGDKTLAQSAQMYHYQHQKQQMLSVGNHKPEQKTVDTEVTSDEEEVGGDFTVYECPGLAPTGEMEVKNPLFDDSTLHYQENPK, from the exons CTTTCAGCAATTGCCCTCCTCCCCTAGACTGTGCCAATGAGAGGCGAGAATTCTGCAGGTTTGGCTCCAACCACTGTGGCCCCTGTCTCCCTGCATTGGTGGAGAATGATGAAGGCATCTGCCAGGAAAAAAGGAGGCGTCACAAGCAAG atAAAATGTCATTCCCTTACCTGGATGAAGAGATCGATTATCTTCACTCCGTCATTGAGAAGCAGGAAATCTCTGAGATCAAGCCCCCAAAACAGCGAAACAAACATCCTG CTGCTGTCGTCTCGCAGACAAATgctaaaaaaagcaaaacagatgCCTCCAAACATAAACAGAGAAGCCAGGGTAATCTCCCAAACAAAACCCTGCAGACAACCACCTCAGCCCCCCCACTTCCAGTTTCTGAGCTCGCCATACAGACCGATGAGCCCGGGGCCACTGCAGCCGCTGGACGAGCTGGTCCTGTAGCCGTGCAAAGACCACAGAACAGCAATTTTATCA TCCTGACCTCGGTGTTTGCAGCGGTGGGTGCTATAGCATTGGTCATGGCAGCCGTCTGTTATGTCAA GGTAAAGAAAGAATCGCGTCTGGCTCAGAAGGTCGACTACCCAGCTTTCAAAGGAGGGGCAGGGCCGCCTGCTGCCACGGCCAACGGTGCCTCG ATGGGAGATAAGACTTTGGCCCAGAGTGCTCAGATGTATCACTACCAGCATCAGAAACAACAGATGCTCTCAGTGggaaa TCACAAACCTGAACAGAAAACCGTTGACACCGAGGTCACATCCGATGAGGAAGAAGTGGGAGGGGACTTTACCGTATACGAGTGCCCTGGGCTTGCGCCG ACGGGAGAGATGGAAGTGAAAAACCCTCTGTTTGATGACTCCACTTTACATTACCAGGAGAATCCGAAGTGA